GCAATGGAGTACTTGTTTGTCCGGTGGCCATAGTATTCTATGACATCGATTTCGACCTTGGGCCGGTTGTCCGAAGTCGGCTTGAGACTGATGAGCCAGAAGGCGGGCCAAAGACCCGGCCCGGGAGGCAACTTCATGCTCGCCTCGAAATAGCCGTATCGCACACCTGTTCCGGCACCCGTCTTGTCGGCGGCGGCAAGCAGCCCGGAACCCCACCGGTCCCGCTCGCCCTTCCTGGCGGTGATGACCAGCTTCCCGTCCTCGATGCCGAAAGGACCCTCAGGACCCGGGTTGAGGAAGCGTGCGTCCCCGAAATCGCCGTTCCAGGGGGTGTGTGCAATCCAGCGCTTGCCGTCCAGCATCCACGGGTTGACGCTGAGGGTGTCGAACTCTTCGGAAAAGACCAGATCGAATGCGCAAATGTCGAGCGGCTTCCCCGGCGAAAGCGGGGTCTGCGCACTCGAAGCCAGGAAAAATGTGGCGGCGAGAGTCAGCGACTTCATGAACCGATCGTAGGGGGGGCAACGCCGGCAAACAATTGCCCGGAATAGCGAGCCCGACGCCTAAATTCATACTTTCGAATAGGCAGGCAGGATGCAGCAGCAAGTACAGCAGGCGAACGCGCTCCAAAAGCCACCAATTTCGAAAGTCCGTCGCGGCCGAATTCTCTAGCTAAGCCAAATGAATGGCTGACTAATCCGTTTGTCCACTCGCTTGGACACGGCACCCTGGTGCAAGTTGAACTGGTCCGATGTGACAAATCCAATCACCACCCGAGGCATCAGGTGCCGTTAGCCACCCTGTCCCGGCCAGGTGGCCGATAGACTTCGCAGGGGCAAGAAAATGTGGCGGCAGAAGGGAAGGGATTTGGATCGCATTGCCGAACATTACTTTGAAATCGACGACACCCCCGGTTCGGAACAGCCGGGCGTAGATGACGGCCCCTTGCGTGACCAAGCTCCGATCCCGATCGCGGTCTTCAACGTCAAGTACAGCCCCAACCTGGGCGACGGCGTAATCGCGGAATGTCTCGAGCATTCCCTCCGCACGGCCGAGCCGTCATTGCGTCCCTATTCCATCGATCTGGCGGGTCGTGAAAGTTTCGACGCCTCCAACGGCGGTCGCCGCCGGTGGCTGATCAGCGCGCTCGAGACTCTGCCCTCCGGTGTTCGCCGTTACGCCGTACCCCTCGCACTAAGGGCGTTGGTCGGCATAAGGCTCGCGCGGCGCTGGCGCGAACAACTCCGGGGTGCGAAGGCAGTCGTCGTCGGCGGCGGCAATCTCTTCGCCGACCGTGACCAGAATTTCCCGATCAAGATCTCTTCAGCACTGGAGCTGGCCCGCGACCTCCGCCTGCCCGTCGCGATCGCCGCCATCGGCGTCGGCAAGGAATGGTCTAAGGCAGGAAGATCGCGGCTGACCCGGGCGATCTCCCGGTCGCGTGTAGTTTCGATCAGCGTGCGCGACGGGATTTCCCAGCACCATTGGCAGGAATACTTGTCGGCATCCGGTACGGATCGGGTGCCGATAGCGCTCGATCCCGGCCTGCTTGCGGCGCGGGTCTACGGAACCGACGACAAGGCCGACCGCGCAGATACGATCGGTATTTGTCTGACGGCCCCCGAAGTGCTGCGGCTGCACGGCCAGCACGGCGCCGATCGCTGCGATCTAGAGTGGATGGTGGAGTTCGTCTCGGCCTTGCTGGGGCAAGACCACAGGCTGGTCCTGTTCACGAACGGCAGCCCCGAAGACCAGCATTTCCTCGATCTCGTATACGCACGGCTTCCAAAGGACCCGCGCCTCTCGCGAGCTGACCGGTTCACAAAGCCGCGTGACCTCGCCCGCTTCATCGGCTCACTACAGGGTGTCGTCGCCCATCGGCTCCACGCCTGTATCGTCGCGCATTCCTACGGCGTGCCGACGGCGGGGTTGGTCTGGGACGCCAAGCTCGAAGGATTCTTCACCACGATCGGCAGAGCGCCGCACCTGATCGATCCGTCCATGCTGGGTCCCTTCGAAGCGGCGAGAATGTCCATCGACACCATGTCGGCAATTCCCGATCCCACCGAAGTCGCCGCACTTCAAGACGATTGCTTCGGCTCGATCGCCGACCTCGCAGGCCTCGTAAATACGCAGGCGGTTGCAGCATGAGCGCGCATATCGTCATCATCAACGACCTGAGCGAACCGATGGGTGGAGCTTCCCTCCTCGCGTTGAAGTCGGCCATCGAGTTTGCGGATCGGGGGCACCGCGTTACCTTCGTTACCGGCGATGACGGAAGCGATCTCCTGC
This region of Altererythrobacter sp. CAU 1644 genomic DNA includes:
- a CDS encoding glycoside hydrolase family 16 protein, producing the protein MKSLTLAATFFLASSAQTPLSPGKPLDICAFDLVFSEEFDTLSVNPWMLDGKRWIAHTPWNGDFGDARFLNPGPEGPFGIEDGKLVITARKGERDRWGSGLLAAADKTGAGTGVRYGYFEASMKLPPGPGLWPAFWLISLKPTSDNRPKVEIDVIEYYGHRTNKYSIAMHVWFLRSGEGPNRSKGDRISVTPGQLTERFHTFGVEVDPEHVTYYFDRVQVARFPTPPEHQTPLHPLVNLAMGPGYPIDQTPDPSRLYVDYVRIYERNEAEQAARCAENAPGDTAVQE
- a CDS encoding polysaccharide pyruvyl transferase family protein, coding for MDRIAEHYFEIDDTPGSEQPGVDDGPLRDQAPIPIAVFNVKYSPNLGDGVIAECLEHSLRTAEPSLRPYSIDLAGRESFDASNGGRRRWLISALETLPSGVRRYAVPLALRALVGIRLARRWREQLRGAKAVVVGGGNLFADRDQNFPIKISSALELARDLRLPVAIAAIGVGKEWSKAGRSRLTRAISRSRVVSISVRDGISQHHWQEYLSASGTDRVPIALDPGLLAARVYGTDDKADRADTIGICLTAPEVLRLHGQHGADRCDLEWMVEFVSALLGQDHRLVLFTNGSPEDQHFLDLVYARLPKDPRLSRADRFTKPRDLARFIGSLQGVVAHRLHACIVAHSYGVPTAGLVWDAKLEGFFTTIGRAPHLIDPSMLGPFEAARMSIDTMSAIPDPTEVAALQDDCFGSIADLAGLVNTQAVAA